A genomic region of Anopheles coustani chromosome 3, idAnoCousDA_361_x.2, whole genome shotgun sequence contains the following coding sequences:
- the LOC131272078 gene encoding integrator complex subunit 5, with the protein MIKQPVLAELQFFVNSVSLLYKGIPPKDTGALVKSALHLLEDLPSTRDAVFEYFTLVFNNAVKGYMLVAEKNVSDPSADDDAVHEIHEALELLVTEGPSAWCPLISSWCMQLLGDICKKHGRRRPPDIRGACNLWLGCTTVRYLVSLSALCLEKLNEAEVDGCIGELLTIYGTHSPHFDWVVARLGGCFPLKAISSMLSVGLTRFSGVQASESEVEILSYLGMAHENDLQFAIKSILELDSMGERVVPYLLLLAKSSETISQALVAVFLELHAENRLSSMKVTPEKWPGNFSLTFALHLAAGQLLKLKKNAIEVTLIVAKLSTKYGWCQELLEMMFVELEMVVLEKHTSPMLEDIIRDGSRDALWQACISDSPYQQQVAVRLILLASFKSNSVFHQSIVYLLSASAAGDASGTKPQLNALVRLLGGPVGTAEVPRAKPAFETAFEKILLAPGKRVENWNIIHNMVTLLRQERAAASPLRKVNCIGTVQELLDRLLKIWETFMGQERAHDEPSTVGSTNGIEQSLEGTQSAKRARNVPTCSIGSDNGDTTGEKTIHDLIHETVRLIECLDIGRTASIGTAETLKLSQLLVKYFFYCLQLSSGPPGGLNGTFSESEALDESLDRVYLLLSKHCGHRKAARTAALRELLEGALFMHGALFGSQSETDAYCFDKLDDLLIKLNQKQGIALNASRATVLHAGVIGQGPKVPIKRAAGPGSAMQNQLLNAIVACCQDVNDHQATIDGFSYVSLLLVELVSPDVMYNGLPWPEEEFTKVTMERDLQIRRTFRHAPILWSILGLVACYRPSLCYCSVLLRALCASALHQWRSKTAETKEGQKADLMYVTTKLLELMALAQLLPPPLSYLHIVLEYLDGPEIAYVLKECVWNYMKDHVPSPVLFVCDPTGFHWRDPLTSRPPVQYTNALRNTMQKKLTKVGHLYYQMFVGPELRNPQAINQPQGFNGGGGVGGCPPGPSNGDQGHKGAPLGPLVLGPNTTPHPGPVLLID; encoded by the exons ATGATTAAACAACCTGTTCTAGCGGAGCTGCAATTCTTCGTAAACAGCGTGTCCCTGCTGTACAAAGGCATTCCCCCGAAGGACACGGGTGCGTTGGTGAAGAGCGCCTTACACCTGCTGGAGGATCTTCCGTCAACCCGGGATGCGGTGTTCGAGTATTTTACGCTCGTTTTTAATAATGCTGTCAAGGGGTACATGCTGGTTGCGGAG AAAAATGTGTCCGATCCGTCGGCGGATGATGACGCGGTGCACGAAATACACGAAGCACTGGAACTGTTGGTCACCGAAGGTCCGTCTGCCTGGTGTCCGCTAATCTCATCTTGGTGTATGCAATTGCTGGGAGATATCTGCAAAAAGCACGGCCGACGCCGGCCGCCAGACATTCGCGGTGCGTGCAATTTGTGGCTCGGTTGCACCACCGTCCGTTACCTTGTGAGCCTCAGTGCCCTCTGCCTGGAGAAACTGAACGAAGCTGAAGTGGACGGCTGCATCGGAGAGCTGCTGACTATCTACGGAACGCACTCGCCCCACTTCGACTGGGTTGTTGCACGGCTTGGTGGATGCTTCCCGCTGAAGGCAATCTCCAGTATGCTGAGCGTGGGCTTGACGCGGTTCTCAGGAGTTCAGGCGTCCGAGTCTGAGGTAGAGATACTGAGCTATCTTGGGATGGCCCACGAAAACGATCTGCAGTTCGCGATCAAATCGATACTGGAACTGGATAGTATGGGAGAACGTGTTGTTCCCTACCTGTTGCTGTTGGCGAAATCCTCTGAAACGATATCGCAGGCCTTGGTGGCGGTATTTTTGGAACTCC ATGCCGAAAATCGGCTATCATCAATGAAGGTTACGCCGGAAAAGTGGCCCGGAAATTTTAGCCTTACGTTCGCGCTCCATCTGGCAGCTGGTCAGCTtctaaaattgaagaaaaacgcCATCGAAGTCACGCTGATCGTcgcaaaactttccaccaaATACGGCTGGTGCCAGGAGCTGCTGGAAATGATGTTTGTGGAGTTGGAAATGGTCGTGCTCGAAAAGCATACCTCCCCAATGCTGGAGGACATTATCCGTGATGGTTCGCGTGATGCGCTGTGGCAAGCGTGCATCTCCGACTCGCCGTACCAGCAGCAAGTGGCGGTACGGTTAATTTTACTAGCTAGCTTCAAATCAAACTCTGTGTTCCACCAATCAATCGTGTACCTACTGTCCGCGTCGGCGGCGGGTGACGCTAGCGGGACCAAACCTCAACTAAACGCACTCGTCCGTCTGCTGGGTGGCCCGGTCGGTACGGCGGAAGTGCCCCGGGCAAAGCCAGCTTTCGAGACGGCCTTCGAGAAAATACTGCTGGCACCCGGTAAAAGGGTTGAAAACTGGAACATCATCCACAACATGGTGACATTGTTGAGGCAGGAACGTGCGGCCGCAAGTCCGCTGCGGAAGGTAAACTGTATCGGTACTGTGCAGGAACTGCTCGATCGGTTGCTGAAGATTTGGGAGACATTTATGGGCCAGGAACGGGCGCACGACGAACCGTCGACGGTGGGATCGACCAACGGAATAGAGCAATCCCTGGAGGGAACACAATCGGCAAAGAGGGCTCGTAATGTACCTACCTGCTCCATTGGAAGCGATAACGGTGATACAACCGGGGAAAAAACGATTCATGACCTTATACATGAAACCGTTCGTCTGATCGAGTGTCTGGACATTGGCAGGACGGCATCCATCGGTACGGCCGAAACGCTCAAACTATCTCAACTGCTGGTGAAGTACTTTTTCTACTGTCTACAGCTTTCGAGTGGTCCCCCTGGTGGACTAAACGGTACCTTTAGCGAATCAGAAGCGCTCGACGAATCGCTCGATCGTGTTTACTTGCTCCTATCGAAACACTGTGGCCACCGGAAGGCCGCCCGAACGGCGGCCTTACGTGAACTGCTCGAAGGTGCTCTGTTCATGCATGGCGCCTTGTTTGGCTCGCAGTCGGAAACGGACGCGTACTGTTTCGACAAACTGGACGACTTGTTGATAAAACTGAACCAAAAGCAAGGCATCGCACTGAACGCGTCGAGAGCGACCGTGCTGCACGCGGGCGTTATTGGCCAGGGACCGAAAGTACCGATTAAAAGAGCCGCCGGGCCCGGCTCGGCGATGCAGAACCAGTTGCTGAACGCGATCGTAGCGTGCTGCCAAGACGTTAACGATCATCAGGCGACGATCGATGGGTTCAGCTACGTTTCCTTGCTTCTGGTGGAGCTCGTTTCGCCCGATGTGATGTACAATGGGTTACCGTGGCCAGAGGAGGAGTTCACTAAGGTGACGATGGAACGGGATCTTCAGATTCGACGAACATTCCGGCACGCACCTATACTCTGGTCCATACTGGGGCTCGTCGCTTGCTACCGCCCATCGCTCTGCTATTGCTCGGTATTGCTGAGGGCGCTTTGTGCGTCGGCCCTGCACCAGTGGCGTTCGAAAACGGCCGAAACAAAGGAAGGTCAAAAGGCGGATCTAATGTACGTGACGACTAAGCTGCTGGAACTGATGGCACTGGCGCAGCTGCTTCCACCGCCCCTTAGCTACCTGCACATCGTACTGGAATATCTGGATGGCCCGGAG ATCGCTTACGTGCTCAAGgagtgtgtttggaactaCATGAAAGATCATGTCCCATCGCCGGTGCTGTTTGTCTGTGACCCAACCGGGTTCCATTGGCGCGATCCGCTCACCTCCCGCCCACCGGTACAGTACACGAACGCCCTTCGGAACACGATGCAAAAGAAGCTGACCAAAGTTGGCCACCTGTATTATCAAATGTTTGTCGGCCCGGAGTTGCGAAATCCACAAGCCATCAACCAACCACAAGGTTttaacggtggtggtggtgttggaggATGCCCACCAGGCCCTTCTAACGGAGACCAAGGACACAAGGGGGCGCCCCTTGGACCGTTGGTGCTGGGTCCAAATACAACACCCCATCCCGGACCGGTGCTTTTAATTGACTAG
- the LOC131260960 gene encoding serine/threonine-protein kinase stk11 isoform X1 produces the protein MSTSFAPEIPYSNDGANNHAKSTNATNNNNNGSCVSAIDDEDGQGRAEQGEDRYAFACDDPPSDTVTKAAMNGATSDSLEDLEDVYKTCNSQSVVEWINDDDELERLDLPTMPLDPTNTVFNRVDSSDIIYQEKKKKCKLVGKYVMGDVLGEGSYGKVKEVLDSETLSRLAVKILTKRKLRRIPNGEQNVRREIKLLRTLQHRNVIELLDVLYNEQKQKMYLIMEYCVGGLQEMLDSVPQKRLPIHQAHGYFVQLLDGLEYLHGRGIIHKDIKPGNLLLTLDHTLKISDFGVAEALDTFAPTDECTTGQGSPAFQPPEIANGHEVFSGFKVDIWSTGVTLYNITTGLYPFEGDNIYKLLENIGKCEWTPPDWLEPRLADLLVNILRADPSQRFTLQQIRAHEWFQFAPDATSPLVPIPPLKGDWQRCSTVLPYLIAHHYESDRDMPPVYYTEHDINEEMARQRYDPQEGLYDRHYLAPTLDSLSFHSEDDQSRYGGGGGASGYPPHTSSTSGRTVTEKRPSRSFSLSPKASLKHAVGSCPASTGNSGTKRRSRKTVSCISWRKWPHCRQS, from the exons ATGAGCACCAGCTTTGCTCCGGAAATACCGTACTCGAACGATGGAGCCAACAACCACGCAAAGTCGACGAACGCAactaacaacaataacaatggATCGTGCGTCAGCGCCATCGACGACGAGGATGGTCAGGGTCGGGCGGAGCAGGGCGAGGACCGGTACGCATTCGCCTGCGACGATCCGCCGTCGGACACAGTAACGAAGGCGGCGATGAACGGGGCCACCTCGGACAGCCTGGAAGACCTGGAGGACGTTTACAAAACGTGCAACAGCCAGTCGGTGGTCGAGTGGAtcaacgatgacgacgagtTGGAGCGTTTGGACCTACCGACGATGCCGCTCGACCCAACCAATACCGTGTTCAATCGGGTGGACAGCTCGGACATTATCTAccaggagaagaagaaaaagtgcaAGCTTGTCGGCAAGTACGTCATGGGGGATGTGCTCGGTGAGGGAAGCTACGGCAAGGTAAAAGAGGTGCTCGATTCCGAAACGCTTAGTCGACTGGCAGTGAAG ATACTAACCAAAAGGAAACTACGACGCATTCCAAACGGTGAGCAAAATGTTCGGCGGGAAATCAAACTGCTCCGCACGCTCCAGCACCGGAACGTGATCGAGCTGCTGGACGTGCTGTACAACGAGCAGAAGCAGAAGATGTATCTCATCATGGAGTACTGTGTCGGTGGGCTGCAGGAGATGCTCGATTCGGTTCCGCAGAAACGGCTGCCGATACACCAGGCGCACGGCTACTTCGTGCAGCTGCTGGACGGGCTGGAGTATCTGCACGGCCGGGGGATCATCCACAAGGACATCAAGCCGGGCAATTTGTTGCTGACACTCGATCATACGCTTAAAATATCGGACTTTGGTGTAGCCGAA GCGCTGGATACATTTGCACCGACGGACGAATGCACGACCGGCCAAGGATCACCTGCCTTCCAGCCGCCGGAGATTGCGAACGGACATGAGGTATTCTCAGGATTTAAAGTCGATATCTGGAGCACGGGCGTAACACT ATACAATATAACAACCGGACTGTATCCTTTCGAAGGtgataatatttataaactattAGAAAACATAGGTAAATGTGAGTGGACGCCGCCCGACTGGCTGGAACCACGGTTGGCCGATTTGCTGGTGAACATTCTTCGGGCGGATCCGTCGCAACGTTTCACGTTACAGCAGATCCGGGCTCATGA ATGGTTCCAGTTCGCACCGGATGCCACCAGTCCACTCGTCCCGATACCACCGTTAAAAGGCGATTGGCAGAGATGTTCCACAGTGTTGCCTTACTTGATCGCGCATCACTACGAGAGTGATCGTGACATGCCGCCAGTGTACTACACGGAACACGATATTAATG AAGAGATGGCCCGACAACGGTACGACCCACAGGAAGGCCTTTACGATCGCCACTACCTTGCCCCGACGCTGGATTCGCTCTCGTTTCACTCGGAAGACGATCAATCGAggtatggtggtggtggtggtgccagCGGCTACCCACCgcacaccagcagcaccagtgGCCGTACGGTGACCGAAAAGCGCCCCTCGAGAAGCTTTTCCCTTTCGCCGAAGGCAAGCCTGAAGCACGCGGTCGGCAGTTGCCCTGCCAGCACCGGAAATAGCGGCACCAAGCGGCGATCGCGCAAGACCGTCTCGTGCATATCGTGGCGAAAATGGCCTCATTGCCGTCAGTCGTGA
- the LOC131260960 gene encoding serine/threonine-protein kinase stk11 isoform X2 has translation MSTSFAPEIPYSNDGANNHAKSTNATNNNNNGSCVSAIDDEDGQGRAEQGEDRYAFACDDPPSDTVTKAAMNGATSDSLEDLEDVYKTCNSQSVVEWINDDDELERLDLPTMPLDPTNTVFNRVDSSDIIYQEKKKKCKLVGKYVMGDVLGEGSYGKVKEVLDSETLSRLAVKILTKRKLRRIPNGEQNVRREIKLLRTLQHRNVIELLDVLYNEQKQKMYLIMEYCVGGLQEMLDSVPQKRLPIHQAHGYFVQLLDGLEYLHGRGIIHKDIKPGNLLLTLDHTLKISDFGVAEALDTFAPTDECTTGQGSPAFQPPEIANGHEVFSGFKVDIWSTGVTLYNITTGLYPFEGDNIYKLLENIGKCEWTPPDWLEPRLADLLVNILRADPSQRFTLQQIRAHEWFQFAPDATSPLVPIPPLKGDWQRCSTVLPYLIAHHYESDRDMPPVYYTEHDINEMARQRYDPQEGLYDRHYLAPTLDSLSFHSEDDQSRYGGGGGASGYPPHTSSTSGRTVTEKRPSRSFSLSPKASLKHAVGSCPASTGNSGTKRRSRKTVSCISWRKWPHCRQS, from the exons ATGAGCACCAGCTTTGCTCCGGAAATACCGTACTCGAACGATGGAGCCAACAACCACGCAAAGTCGACGAACGCAactaacaacaataacaatggATCGTGCGTCAGCGCCATCGACGACGAGGATGGTCAGGGTCGGGCGGAGCAGGGCGAGGACCGGTACGCATTCGCCTGCGACGATCCGCCGTCGGACACAGTAACGAAGGCGGCGATGAACGGGGCCACCTCGGACAGCCTGGAAGACCTGGAGGACGTTTACAAAACGTGCAACAGCCAGTCGGTGGTCGAGTGGAtcaacgatgacgacgagtTGGAGCGTTTGGACCTACCGACGATGCCGCTCGACCCAACCAATACCGTGTTCAATCGGGTGGACAGCTCGGACATTATCTAccaggagaagaagaaaaagtgcaAGCTTGTCGGCAAGTACGTCATGGGGGATGTGCTCGGTGAGGGAAGCTACGGCAAGGTAAAAGAGGTGCTCGATTCCGAAACGCTTAGTCGACTGGCAGTGAAG ATACTAACCAAAAGGAAACTACGACGCATTCCAAACGGTGAGCAAAATGTTCGGCGGGAAATCAAACTGCTCCGCACGCTCCAGCACCGGAACGTGATCGAGCTGCTGGACGTGCTGTACAACGAGCAGAAGCAGAAGATGTATCTCATCATGGAGTACTGTGTCGGTGGGCTGCAGGAGATGCTCGATTCGGTTCCGCAGAAACGGCTGCCGATACACCAGGCGCACGGCTACTTCGTGCAGCTGCTGGACGGGCTGGAGTATCTGCACGGCCGGGGGATCATCCACAAGGACATCAAGCCGGGCAATTTGTTGCTGACACTCGATCATACGCTTAAAATATCGGACTTTGGTGTAGCCGAA GCGCTGGATACATTTGCACCGACGGACGAATGCACGACCGGCCAAGGATCACCTGCCTTCCAGCCGCCGGAGATTGCGAACGGACATGAGGTATTCTCAGGATTTAAAGTCGATATCTGGAGCACGGGCGTAACACT ATACAATATAACAACCGGACTGTATCCTTTCGAAGGtgataatatttataaactattAGAAAACATAGGTAAATGTGAGTGGACGCCGCCCGACTGGCTGGAACCACGGTTGGCCGATTTGCTGGTGAACATTCTTCGGGCGGATCCGTCGCAACGTTTCACGTTACAGCAGATCCGGGCTCATGA ATGGTTCCAGTTCGCACCGGATGCCACCAGTCCACTCGTCCCGATACCACCGTTAAAAGGCGATTGGCAGAGATGTTCCACAGTGTTGCCTTACTTGATCGCGCATCACTACGAGAGTGATCGTGACATGCCGCCAGTGTACTACACGGAACACGATATTAATG AGATGGCCCGACAACGGTACGACCCACAGGAAGGCCTTTACGATCGCCACTACCTTGCCCCGACGCTGGATTCGCTCTCGTTTCACTCGGAAGACGATCAATCGAggtatggtggtggtggtggtgccagCGGCTACCCACCgcacaccagcagcaccagtgGCCGTACGGTGACCGAAAAGCGCCCCTCGAGAAGCTTTTCCCTTTCGCCGAAGGCAAGCCTGAAGCACGCGGTCGGCAGTTGCCCTGCCAGCACCGGAAATAGCGGCACCAAGCGGCGATCGCGCAAGACCGTCTCGTGCATATCGTGGCGAAAATGGCCTCATTGCCGTCAGTCGTGA
- the LOC131260133 gene encoding PDZ domain-containing protein 8: MDFVSLLLFCLMSCVIGAVLMLLIQYYAFVRYFRLPELDQEQEDQRKSAFSERYVLPDTLLENIKAPDQESKSTIMAINLILQFLYFELRQSNRVRKWFHRKLSLELDELISKTTTGKLFDKLTIRDLDLGSQFPEIKNFRLHAVDLHPDEGYIESLDVLLDLHYEGNFRLTIDADMVLGKKGSLALRVKQVSGLARLQFTRKPYTHWSLSFISDPKVELDVQSHFQGRQMQSNITSLISNQIRKAIRRKHTLPNYKLRYKPFFHRVEEDYELNEIVPNGTLEVTVAEITRLNAPIRTLTHVYCTLTLAHMPWVVARQQDDQCVMVVSLDIEIHKAKNQQIGIVFKQSDQTVLIDAVIPNTPASKAELRRGDILLSIQGKRVTNISQVPKVIKALNRPMFVLRIERLVPGQIKNDAMFDDTDGDFEEIDPNLNITFIKNVDTVQIGTGAGGSTLRERRLTRRNSKDNSGGESSHSNTPGTTPVKKPTLVGRDATSFLEQPARGSFSDPLATPTTTTTGRKVNVDCFPQHSSIDAEFNSFIRLDDPCMFQLMEKYSYLNLSVFGKNSEENRLLGYLSIPINSILLECNESHLGHHLKKYPLLPPEAIDVSNHPLSMQSGFDQNYCYGDVLLSFVWTGSAINTVSSLPVKGLGGESKKQRLITISRGSADKLDDDRPDGLLDAKLPTVSYPPSPLPTQTAASGLHQQHDFIRTHFHRTTQCDYCGKKIWLKDAVQCRDCAMCCHKKCINKCQSSTVCSANEGAASERASFSTTTTTTTGGGSMGSVAAAAAATSTASSLQPEFKLTEPESPTIEVEDFVDIAEEHQQHQQQQQQQQQQQQQQQQQQQQTISKSKLEAHRQSFSDLLVQGLKRVNSANNLAIPTISGLNPGSKSLPPTPQHTPRKQSLANVNTNPFVVVTQRLESLPEDVNELSMEQIVDLTAPLIEYGPSDTLMALAKSSSKTMYSDCEPDVRTEKINKLLSKLHIALDYETINQSSLSVTKDGGSSSSGGGASANGKELADGKGKSSAQQQQHDSTRTAFLAGQSEERVQALSILMLHLCSGLQYVQGNLGQ; this comes from the exons ACGCTGTTGGAAAACATAAAGGCACCGGACCAGGAGAGCAAATCCACCATCATGGCCATTAACCTAATACTGCAGTTTCTGTACTTCGAGCTGCGGCAGTCGAACCGCGTGCGCAAGTGGTTCCACCGGAAGCTGTCGCTGGAGCTGGACGAGCTTATCAGCAAAACAACGACCGGAAAGCTTTTCGATAAACTTACG ATCCGCGATCTCGATCTGGGCAGTCAATTCCCGGAGATAAAAAACTTCCGCCTGCACGCCGTCGACCTGCATCCGGACGAAGGGTACATCGAGAGTTTGGACGTGCTGCTCGATCTGCACTACGAGGGTAACTTTCGGTTGACGATCGACGCCGACATGGTGCTAGGCAAGAAGGGGTCGCTGGCATTGCGCGTGAAGCAAGTGTCCGGCCTGGCGCGGTTACAGTTCACCCGCAAACCGTACACGCACTGGTCGTTGAGCTTCATCAGCGATCCGAAGGTGGAGCTGGACGTGCAGTCGCACTTCCAGGGCCGACAGATGCAGTCCAACATTACCAGTCTCATTTCGAACCAGATACGCAAAGCTATCCGCCGGAAGCACACCCTTCCGAACTATAAGTTAAG GTATAAACCGTTCTTCCACCGTGTGGAAGAAGACTACGAACTGAACGAAATCGTACCGAACGGTACACTGGAGGTTACGGTGGCTGAGATAACGCGATTGAACGCACCGATCCGTACCCTGACGCACGTTTACTGCACGCTCACCTTGGCGCACATGCCGTGGGTCGTTGCACGGCAGCAGGACGACCAGTGCGTGATGGTCGTGTCGCTCGACATCGAAATACATAAAGCCAAAAACCAGCAAATCGGTATCGTTTTCAAGCAGTCCGACCAGACGGTGCTAATCGACGCGGTCATACCGAACACACCGGCCTCGAAGGCGGAACTGCGCCGCGGTGACATACTGCTCTCGATACAGGGCAAACGGGTGACCAACATCAGCCAAGTGCCAAAGGTGATAAAGGCGCTTAATCGGCCAATGTTTGTGCTACGGATCGAACGGCTTGTACCGGGCCAGATCAAGAATGACGCGATGTTCGATGACACCGACGGTGACTTTGAGGAGATTGATCCGAACCTCAACATCACCTTTATAAAGAACGTAGATACAGTACAAATCGGAACCGGTGCTGGCGGTAGCACGCTGCGCGAACGAAGGCTGACGCGACGCAACTCTAAGGACAACAGTGGTGGAGAATCGAGCCACTCGAACACGCCGGGCACAACACCAGTGAAGAAACCAACGCTCGTTGGGCGTGATGCTACCAGTTTTCTGGAGCAACCGGCTAGGGGTAGTTTCTCCGATCCGCTGGCCACACCAACTACAACTACGACAGGCAGGAAAGTCAATGTCGATTGCTTCCCGCAGCACTCCTCAATCGATGCGGAGTTTAATTCGTTCATTCGATTGGACGATCCGTGCATGTTTCAGCTGATGGAAAAGTATTCCTACCTAAACCTTAGTGTTTTTGGTAAAAACAGTGAAGAAAACCGGCTGCTAGGATACCTTAGCATCCCGATCAACAGTATTCTCCTGGAGTGTAATGAATCTCATCTCGGGCATCATCTGAAGAAATATCCTTTGCTTCCACCGGAAGCTATCGATGT TTCAAACCATCCTCTTTCGATGCAGTCTGGGTTTGATCAAAATTACTGCTACGGCGACGTGTTGCTCTCATTCGTCTGGACCGGATCTGCGATCAATACGGTATCGTCCCTACCGGTCAAAGGGCTCGGAggggaaagcaaaaaacaacggCTCATCACCATCAGTCGAGGGTCGGCAGACAAACTGGACGACGATAGACCGGACGGTTTACTGGATGCGAAATTACCAACCGTTTCCTACCCCCCGTCGCCCCTACCGACCCAAACGGCTGCTAGTGGCCTGCACCAGCAGCACGATTTCATCCGGACACACTTCCACCGGACAACCCAGTGCGATTActgtggaaagaaaatttggCTAAAGGATGCCGTGCAGTGTCGGGACTGCGCAATGTGCTGCCACAAAAAGTGCATCAATAAGTGTCAAAGTTCGACCGTCTGCAGCGCCAACGAAGGAGCAGCTAGTGAACGGGCATCCTTttcaacgacaacgacgacgacaacgggtGGTGGGTCGATGGGAAGTGTGGCGGCAGCGGCCGCAGCAACATCCACGGCGTCCTCGCTGCAACCCGAATTCAAACTAACCGAACCCGAATCACCGACGATCGAGGTAGAAGATTTTGTCGACATAGCCGAGGAGCaccaacagcatcaacagcagcagcagcaacagcaacagcagcagcagcagcagcagcagcagcaacaacaaactaTATCGAAATCGAAGCTGGAAGCACATCGCCAAAGCTTCAGCGATCTGCTCGTGCAAGGGTTGAAGCGTGTCAATTCAGCGAACAACCTTGCGATCCCGACGATTTCCGGACTGAACCCGGGTAGCAAAAGCCTACCACCGACGCCTCAGCACACGCCCCGCAAGCAATCGCTGGCCAACGTGAACACAAACCCGTTCGTGGTGGTCACCCAACGGCTCGAAAGCCTCCCGGAGGACGTGAACGAGCTGAGCATGGAGCAAATTGTCGACCTGACGGCCCCACTGATCGAGTACGGCCCATCCGACACACTGATGGCGCTGGCGaagagcagcagcaaaacGATGTACTCCGACTGCGAGCCGGACGTGCGGACagagaaaattaacaaactg CTTTCCAAACTGCACATAGCACTGGACTACGAAACCATCAACCAGTCTTCCCTGAGTGTGACCAAGGACGgcggtagtagtagtagtggtggtggtgctagTGCAAATGGTAAAG AACTCGCTGATGGCAAAGGGAAATCGTcagcgcagcagcagcagcacgataGCACACGAACCGCCTTCCTGGCGGGCCAGTCCGAGGAGCGCGTCCAGGCGCTCAGCATCCTTATGTTGCACCTGTGCTCGGGCCTCCAGTACGTCCAGGGTAATCTTGGTCAATGA